The following are encoded together in the Tepidiforma bonchosmolovskayae genome:
- a CDS encoding acyl-CoA dehydrogenase family protein, whose protein sequence is MDLGLSEEQELLKNSAREFLEKECPEEHVRAMEEDEKGYSPELWKKMADLGWHGLMIPEEYGGAGFSFLDLCILVEEFGRALVPGPFIPNQVCAAELILAGTDEQKKKYLPNIANGTAIHTYAITEPSGRWDREGIEMKATQSGNDYVLNGTKLFVPDAHVADYLHVVAWKPDGRLSTFIVPRTAEGISITVLKTIASDKQCEVVFKDVKVPAADVIDMDDKTASRLRNMATCLECAYLVGLAQRDFEISVNYAKERVQFGRPIGSFQAIQHKAADMVTDVDGMRFIMYKAAWATSENEDSQDMDTAMAKAWCSDASRRVVAHGQQIHGGIGFTKDYIIQLYFRRQKRAELFWGDGDYHRERVAQMLEI, encoded by the coding sequence ATGGACCTTGGCCTCAGCGAAGAACAGGAACTGCTGAAGAACTCCGCCCGTGAGTTCCTCGAGAAGGAGTGCCCCGAAGAGCACGTCCGCGCAATGGAAGAGGACGAGAAGGGGTACAGCCCCGAGCTCTGGAAGAAGATGGCCGACCTCGGCTGGCACGGCCTCATGATTCCGGAGGAGTACGGCGGCGCCGGGTTCTCCTTCCTCGACCTCTGCATCCTGGTCGAAGAGTTTGGGCGGGCGCTCGTCCCCGGGCCGTTCATCCCGAACCAGGTCTGCGCGGCTGAACTGATCCTCGCCGGCACCGACGAGCAGAAGAAGAAGTACCTCCCCAACATCGCGAACGGCACCGCGATTCACACCTACGCGATCACCGAGCCGTCGGGCCGCTGGGACCGCGAAGGCATCGAGATGAAGGCCACGCAGAGCGGAAACGACTACGTGCTCAACGGCACCAAGCTGTTCGTCCCCGATGCGCACGTCGCGGACTACCTGCACGTCGTTGCCTGGAAGCCGGACGGCCGGCTCAGCACGTTCATCGTCCCGCGCACGGCCGAGGGCATCAGCATCACCGTCCTCAAGACCATCGCCAGCGACAAGCAGTGCGAAGTGGTCTTCAAGGATGTGAAGGTGCCGGCAGCCGATGTCATCGACATGGACGACAAGACCGCGTCGCGGCTCCGCAACATGGCGACCTGCCTCGAGTGCGCGTACCTCGTCGGCCTTGCCCAGCGCGACTTCGAAATCTCGGTGAACTACGCCAAGGAGCGCGTCCAGTTCGGCCGCCCGATCGGCTCATTCCAGGCGATCCAGCACAAGGCTGCCGACATGGTCACCGATGTCGACGGCATGCGGTTCATCATGTACAAGGCGGCCTGGGCGACCAGCGAAAACGAGGACTCGCAGGACATGGACACCGCCATGGCCAAGGCCTGGTGCAGCGATGCCAGCCGGCGCGTGGTCGCGCACGGGCAGCAGATCCACGGCGGCATCGGCTTCACCAAGGACTACATCATCCAGCTCTACTTCCGCCGCCAGAAGCGCGCGGAACTCTTCTGGGGCGACGGTGACTACCACCGCGAGCGCGTCGCCCAGATGCTGGAGATTTGA
- a CDS encoding matrixin family metalloprotease yields the protein MRLTTPPRETPAPPRRLRSAALMVGLVAAFTLAVVLAAGQVREGTTGAAPAAAGLSTTVHVLTWAGDDDLPQPLPDSSAAFRLNPNRWAASDLPVTVWYNPAGAPPGIAVEDLVRNALEQWSKVPGSAFAFAYAGTTAAGPGACDLPGRQLDGRNTVTFVTTLPAGTLGITCTVWSGGSNGDLVEFDIQLNANVNWGRSDSLGPGQFDLASTILHELGHGAGLGHPCTGSNSCTDAERQAVMYPSLRAREQRNVLKEDDKAAMAAAYPGPPPGGSGAVGPFRAVLPGVGRD from the coding sequence ATGAGGCTCACGACTCCGCCCCGCGAGACCCCGGCACCTCCCCGGCGGCTGCGCTCAGCGGCGCTCATGGTTGGGCTTGTGGCGGCCTTCACGCTTGCCGTCGTCCTTGCCGCCGGCCAGGTCCGCGAAGGGACGACGGGGGCGGCGCCTGCCGCCGCCGGCCTCTCCACGACGGTGCACGTGCTCACGTGGGCCGGCGACGACGACCTTCCGCAACCTCTGCCGGACAGCTCAGCAGCATTCAGGCTCAACCCGAACCGCTGGGCTGCGTCCGACCTGCCGGTGACGGTGTGGTACAACCCTGCAGGCGCACCGCCCGGCATTGCCGTGGAGGACCTGGTTCGGAACGCGCTCGAGCAGTGGTCGAAGGTCCCCGGGTCTGCATTCGCGTTCGCCTACGCGGGCACAACCGCGGCAGGCCCCGGCGCATGCGATCTCCCAGGCCGCCAGCTCGACGGGCGAAACACGGTCACGTTCGTGACCACGCTCCCAGCGGGAACGCTCGGTATCACCTGCACAGTCTGGTCCGGCGGGTCAAACGGCGACCTCGTCGAATTCGACATCCAGCTCAACGCAAACGTCAACTGGGGGCGGAGCGACAGCCTGGGGCCTGGGCAATTTGACCTCGCGTCGACGATCCTGCACGAGCTGGGACACGGCGCAGGCCTTGGCCACCCCTGCACGGGGAGCAACAGCTGCACCGACGCGGAACGCCAGGCAGTGATGTACCCCTCGCTGAGAGCGCGCGAGCAGCGGAATGTGCTGAAAGAGGACGACAAGGCAGCGATGGCTGCGGCCTACCCCGGTCCGCCGCCCGGCGGGAGTGGAGCAGTCGGACCGTTCCGGGCCGTGCTCCCGGGTGTGGGCCGCGACTGA
- a CDS encoding FmdB family zinc ribbon protein, whose translation MALYEYVCASCGTRTEKRMPMSDVLQFIPCPKCGKQAEKAFGRFVLVGLAQPGVEDGPAPWEDGGNGEGAEGHTHEWGGHSHSHGHSHGHSHGPGGHTHSHSWDDVDLD comes from the coding sequence ATGGCACTCTACGAATACGTCTGCGCCTCCTGCGGCACCCGGACCGAAAAGCGGATGCCGATGTCTGACGTTCTCCAGTTCATCCCCTGCCCGAAGTGCGGTAAGCAGGCGGAGAAGGCGTTCGGGCGTTTCGTCCTCGTAGGCCTTGCACAGCCGGGCGTCGAGGATGGCCCGGCCCCATGGGAAGACGGCGGGAACGGCGAGGGCGCCGAAGGGCACACCCACGAGTGGGGCGGCCACAGCCACTCGCACGGGCACAGCCATGGCCACAGCCATGGGCCGGGCGGCCATACACATTCGCACAGCTGGGACGACGTCGACCTGGATTGA
- a CDS encoding DUF402 domain-containing protein, which produces MNRFEPGAIVALRYITRADSTVGMTWPARVVADGDSLVALWIPEGAEYRAWHRPPGEPRRLVPAHWRRETVRLMFPGAAHSVWCSWEGPGRRFRMYYVNFEEPFRRTQIGFDTNDHALDIVVWPDFRWEWKDLDEFEALAASGVFAPDFARAVRAEAGGVLAAIEQRAAPFDGSWVDWQPPAEWTVPALPAGWDTVPPVPWDLRRWAYRPDLAR; this is translated from the coding sequence GTGAACCGCTTCGAGCCGGGCGCCATCGTCGCACTCCGGTATATCACCCGTGCCGACAGCACCGTGGGCATGACCTGGCCCGCACGGGTTGTGGCTGACGGCGACAGCCTGGTCGCCCTCTGGATTCCCGAGGGCGCCGAGTACCGCGCCTGGCACCGGCCCCCTGGCGAGCCGCGCCGGCTCGTCCCCGCGCACTGGCGCAGAGAAACGGTCCGGCTGATGTTCCCCGGGGCTGCCCACTCCGTCTGGTGCTCCTGGGAAGGCCCCGGCCGCCGGTTTCGGATGTACTACGTCAACTTCGAAGAGCCGTTCCGTCGGACGCAGATCGGGTTCGACACCAATGACCACGCGCTCGACATCGTGGTCTGGCCGGATTTCCGCTGGGAGTGGAAGGACCTCGATGAGTTCGAGGCGCTCGCCGCATCGGGTGTCTTTGCGCCCGACTTTGCCCGGGCGGTTCGCGCCGAGGCGGGCGGGGTCCTCGCGGCGATTGAGCAGCGGGCAGCCCCGTTCGACGGCAGCTGGGTCGACTGGCAGCCGCCCGCGGAGTGGACTGTTCCCGCACTTCCCGCCGGGTGGGATACCGTGCCGCCGGTGCCATGGGACCTCCGGCGGTGGGCCTACCGGCCGGACCTTGCCCGTTGA
- a CDS encoding murein hydrolase activator EnvC family protein produces MPPGRGFYGSDYRSRRNERRLAPFYLLAAVPVLALFAFFGMQLTGGDDAPPAAAPGGGSPTAGGSPSAGSSPTNTPAPTRHPSSRVGGMEEGTYRPAANPPKPDIREYLIAGGKRFALPLTAHAGVEDYFGTDRGNGLRHAGVDFSLVGLKNITVQSACDGEVVVTGSDERYGTHVVVDCGGGFTTVYGWLQGLRVAKGNLVSKSTVIGIGEPGGFLHFEIRYQGHPVDPADFVQVPGREVIPWTPTPTPTPKPGETPTPEPTATSTPRSGAGGPGGATDDGGSPAPPATEPGPPTATPTPEPPTPTPTITPTPTRTPTPTRTPVPPKATPTPLPRAY; encoded by the coding sequence ATGCCACCAGGGCGCGGGTTTTACGGCAGCGACTACCGCTCCCGCCGCAACGAGCGGCGGCTCGCGCCCTTCTACCTCCTCGCGGCTGTCCCAGTGCTCGCGCTTTTCGCGTTCTTTGGCATGCAGCTCACCGGCGGTGACGATGCCCCGCCCGCCGCGGCCCCGGGCGGAGGGAGCCCGACCGCCGGCGGCAGCCCGTCCGCCGGGTCCAGTCCAACCAACACCCCGGCGCCGACCCGCCACCCGTCGTCGCGCGTCGGCGGCATGGAAGAAGGCACCTACCGGCCCGCCGCCAACCCGCCGAAGCCCGACATCCGGGAGTACCTGATCGCCGGCGGGAAGCGGTTCGCGCTTCCGCTGACCGCCCACGCGGGCGTGGAGGACTACTTTGGCACCGACCGGGGCAACGGCCTCCGCCACGCCGGCGTCGACTTTTCCCTCGTCGGCCTGAAGAACATCACGGTCCAGTCGGCGTGCGATGGCGAGGTGGTCGTTACAGGGAGCGATGAGCGGTACGGGACCCACGTCGTGGTCGATTGCGGCGGCGGGTTCACAACAGTCTATGGATGGCTGCAGGGCCTGCGGGTGGCGAAGGGGAACCTGGTGAGCAAGTCGACCGTCATCGGCATCGGCGAGCCGGGCGGATTCCTCCACTTCGAAATCCGCTACCAGGGCCATCCCGTCGACCCGGCTGACTTCGTGCAGGTCCCCGGCCGGGAGGTCATCCCGTGGACACCGACGCCGACCCCCACGCCGAAGCCCGGCGAAACCCCGACCCCGGAGCCGACGGCCACGAGCACTCCGCGGAGCGGTGCGGGCGGCCCGGGCGGCGCCACGGACGACGGCGGTTCGCCTGCGCCACCGGCCACGGAGCCCGGTCCGCCGACGGCAACCCCAACGCCGGAGCCGCCAACGCCGACGCCCACGATCACCCCGACCCCGACCCGGACGCCCACGCCTACGCGGACCCCGGTGCCGCCAAAGGCCACGCCGACGCCCCTGCCGCGGGCCTACTGA
- a CDS encoding LLM class flavin-dependent oxidoreductase encodes MTYRPARMRFGIFLAPFHRLGENPTVALQRDLELIDHLDRLDYDEAWFGEHHSAGWELIASPELMIAASAQRTKHIKLGTGVSSLPYHHPFMLADRMVQLDHMTRGRAMFGVGPGALTSDAYMLGIDPMTQRARMDEALGVILRLFRGEVVTMETEWFTLREARLQLAPYTHPHMPVAVASTFSPAGPVTAGKHGVGILSVAVSQPGGLISLSRTWEMAEEAAANAGKTINRDDWRLVMPIHLAETREQAFADVAEGMMRWNKEYFENTLGRPADPSNPGDVESTVARGGAIIGTPDDAIEAVERLLELSGGFGCLLGLAHEWTTWEKTLHSYELWARYVAPRFQGQYDRIAASQKFVADNRATIFGPNAAAIGKAFIDAGVQLPAEMLNRMQRGNV; translated from the coding sequence ATGACCTACCGCCCCGCGCGCATGCGCTTTGGCATCTTCCTGGCCCCGTTTCACCGGCTGGGCGAAAACCCGACCGTCGCGCTCCAGCGCGACCTCGAGCTGATCGACCACCTCGACCGGCTCGACTACGACGAGGCCTGGTTCGGTGAGCACCACAGTGCCGGCTGGGAGCTGATCGCCTCGCCTGAGCTGATGATTGCGGCATCGGCGCAGCGCACGAAGCACATCAAGCTCGGGACCGGCGTGAGCTCCCTGCCGTACCACCACCCCTTCATGCTGGCCGACCGCATGGTCCAGCTCGACCACATGACGCGGGGCCGGGCGATGTTCGGCGTTGGCCCGGGCGCGCTGACCTCCGACGCGTACATGCTCGGCATCGATCCCATGACGCAGCGGGCACGGATGGACGAGGCGCTCGGCGTCATTCTCCGGCTCTTCCGCGGCGAAGTGGTCACGATGGAGACGGAGTGGTTTACGCTCCGCGAGGCCCGGCTGCAGCTGGCGCCGTACACGCACCCGCATATGCCGGTAGCGGTTGCGAGCACGTTCTCGCCCGCGGGCCCGGTAACCGCCGGAAAGCACGGCGTCGGCATCCTCAGCGTGGCGGTGTCCCAGCCGGGCGGCCTCATCTCCCTCTCCAGGACGTGGGAGATGGCCGAAGAGGCGGCGGCGAACGCCGGGAAGACCATCAACCGGGACGACTGGCGGCTCGTGATGCCGATCCACCTCGCCGAGACGCGCGAGCAGGCATTCGCCGACGTCGCCGAAGGCATGATGCGCTGGAACAAGGAGTACTTCGAGAACACCCTCGGGCGGCCGGCCGACCCCTCGAACCCCGGCGACGTCGAATCGACGGTCGCGCGAGGTGGCGCCATCATCGGCACCCCGGACGATGCGATCGAGGCGGTTGAGCGGCTCCTTGAGCTCTCCGGCGGGTTCGGCTGCCTGCTGGGGCTAGCCCACGAATGGACCACCTGGGAGAAGACGCTGCACAGCTACGAACTCTGGGCGCGGTACGTGGCTCCCCGGTTCCAGGGCCAGTACGATCGGATCGCCGCGAGCCAGAAGTTCGTCGCCGACAACCGGGCGACCATCTTCGGGCCGAACGCCGCAGCCATCGGCAAGGCGTTCATCGATGCCGGCGTGCAGCTGCCGGCCGAGATGCTGAACCGGATGCAGCGCGGCAACGTGTAG
- a CDS encoding TIGR01906 family membrane protein encodes MVHTFRLLAAAAYALALPLLIVTAPVRWLASDIAVYERGFRTYDAETRTGLPLAELDRAGRDIIDYFENDARDLRIVVTVNGVEEPLYNDRETAHMRDVKRLMWALYRVNEIALVVVLGYIALAVLWSRERSVRGLATLSLAGLAAGGLVVGLIAAFALTGFDQAWTAFHEVAFRNDLWRLDPDTDRLIQMFPEPFWQDVTYLAGGIMAAEALAVATLCAGYLLRTRSESGSVRGRAGTPAATTAPRGG; translated from the coding sequence ATGGTGCACACGTTCCGGCTCCTTGCAGCGGCGGCGTACGCTCTGGCGCTCCCGCTGCTCATCGTGACAGCGCCCGTGCGGTGGCTCGCGAGCGACATCGCCGTCTACGAGCGCGGGTTCCGCACCTACGACGCAGAAACGCGCACCGGACTTCCGCTTGCGGAGCTCGACCGCGCCGGCCGCGACATCATCGACTACTTCGAGAACGACGCGCGCGACTTGCGCATCGTGGTGACGGTCAACGGCGTCGAGGAGCCGCTCTACAACGACCGCGAAACCGCCCACATGCGTGACGTGAAGCGGCTCATGTGGGCGCTCTACCGGGTTAACGAAATCGCGCTCGTGGTGGTGCTGGGGTACATCGCGCTGGCCGTCCTCTGGTCGCGGGAACGGTCGGTCCGCGGACTGGCCACGCTGTCGCTCGCCGGGCTGGCTGCCGGCGGGCTGGTCGTCGGTCTCATCGCAGCGTTCGCGCTCACCGGGTTCGACCAGGCGTGGACAGCGTTCCACGAGGTCGCATTCAGGAACGATCTCTGGCGGCTCGACCCGGATACCGACCGGCTCATCCAGATGTTCCCGGAACCGTTCTGGCAGGACGTCACGTACCTCGCGGGCGGCATCATGGCCGCGGAGGCGCTGGCCGTCGCGACGCTGTGCGCCGGCTACCTGCTCAGAACCCGGAGCGAAAGCGGGTCAGTTCGCGGACGCGCAGGCACACCCGCCGCCACCACAGCACCCCGCGGCGGGTGA
- a CDS encoding FmdB family zinc ribbon protein, with amino-acid sequence MAIYEFYCPTCREKFEQRRPMSAANEPATCARGHRAERMLSMFAAPRGAIATADSPAAGCCGGGGCACASAN; translated from the coding sequence ATGGCCATCTACGAGTTCTACTGCCCGACCTGCCGCGAAAAGTTCGAGCAGCGCCGCCCGATGTCGGCGGCGAACGAGCCCGCCACCTGTGCCCGGGGCCATCGCGCGGAGCGGATGCTCTCGATGTTCGCCGCACCGCGCGGCGCCATCGCAACGGCCGATTCACCCGCCGCGGGGTGCTGTGGTGGCGGCGGGTGTGCCTGCGCGTCCGCGAACTGA
- a CDS encoding alpha/beta fold hydrolase, translating to MPYARVNGAHIYYRQQGSGPDLVLIHGAGGNHLAWWQQVAAFAPRYRVTTYDARGWGLSRGDMAVGRTTLGTDLLALLQHLGIERAHIVAQSMGGRAVAGLARLAPERIASLVLCGTTAGATNDRIRAMQQELREDRGGASLREQALAPGFEAEEPALALLYRQINALNPPRPRGLLGPPPPGYRGSMHELLSSLGVPILYVVGEYDAITPPEMIREAASLVSGARVHVIAGAGHSCYFERAAEWNAVVGAFLEAVERGNW from the coding sequence GTGCCATACGCCCGGGTGAACGGCGCCCACATCTACTACCGGCAGCAAGGCTCGGGGCCGGACCTGGTACTCATCCACGGCGCTGGCGGCAACCACCTCGCCTGGTGGCAGCAGGTCGCGGCCTTCGCTCCCCGCTACCGGGTCACGACGTACGATGCGCGGGGCTGGGGCCTGTCGCGAGGCGACATGGCTGTGGGCCGCACGACCCTCGGGACCGACCTCCTTGCACTCCTGCAGCATCTCGGCATCGAGCGCGCCCACATCGTCGCCCAGTCGATGGGCGGTCGGGCGGTAGCAGGGCTCGCGCGCCTCGCTCCGGAGCGCATCGCGTCGCTTGTGCTGTGCGGGACGACGGCCGGCGCGACGAACGACCGCATCAGGGCGATGCAGCAGGAGCTGCGCGAGGACCGCGGCGGCGCAAGCCTCCGGGAGCAGGCGCTCGCGCCCGGGTTCGAAGCGGAAGAGCCAGCCCTGGCCCTGCTCTACCGGCAGATTAATGCGCTCAATCCGCCGAGGCCCCGTGGACTGCTGGGTCCGCCCCCGCCCGGCTATCGCGGCTCCATGCACGAACTCCTCTCCTCACTGGGTGTGCCGATCCTCTATGTCGTCGGCGAGTACGACGCCATCACGCCGCCGGAGATGATCCGCGAGGCGGCCTCGCTCGTCAGCGGGGCCCGGGTGCACGTCATCGCTGGCGCCGGGCATTCGTGCTACTTCGAACGCGCCGCCGAGTGGAATGCCGTCGTCGGCGCGTTCCTCGAGGCCGTCGAGCGGGGAAACTGGTGA
- a CDS encoding TIGR03564 family F420-dependent LLM class oxidoreductase produces MKIGLGIGITGSEGIDDVIRQIQRAEEAGFDSAWLPNIFGLDAITTIAVAGRETSRIELGTFVVPTYPRHPVAMAQQALTAAAAAGGRFTLGIGLSHRIVIEGMFGLDYSKPVRHMREYLSVLIPLLEGKQVQFRGEEYRVQAQLTVPGVSRPSVVVAALGPQMLKLAGRLADGTATWMGGASYLRNTAIPAIRAAAAEAGRPAPRVVSGFPVAVTDYPDRARESAARIFAVYGQLPSYRAVLDVEGAAGPADVAIVGSEAEVEARLRELAAAGVTDFNASPFPVDGDPGAVRRTVEFLAAARREGRI; encoded by the coding sequence ATGAAGATCGGGCTCGGCATCGGCATTACTGGCAGCGAGGGCATCGACGACGTCATTCGACAGATCCAGCGGGCCGAAGAGGCAGGATTCGATTCCGCCTGGCTTCCGAACATCTTCGGACTGGACGCCATCACCACCATTGCTGTGGCAGGCAGGGAGACCTCGCGGATCGAACTCGGAACATTCGTGGTCCCGACCTACCCGAGGCACCCGGTCGCGATGGCGCAGCAGGCGCTCACCGCGGCTGCGGCCGCTGGCGGCCGCTTCACCCTCGGGATCGGTCTCAGTCATCGCATTGTCATCGAAGGGATGTTCGGCCTGGACTATTCGAAGCCGGTCCGCCACATGCGGGAATACCTGTCGGTCCTCATCCCGCTGCTCGAGGGGAAGCAGGTCCAGTTCCGGGGCGAGGAGTACCGCGTCCAGGCCCAGCTTACCGTGCCCGGGGTGTCCCGGCCGTCGGTGGTCGTCGCGGCGCTCGGGCCGCAAATGTTGAAGCTTGCAGGGCGGCTCGCGGACGGCACGGCGACCTGGATGGGCGGCGCCAGCTATCTCCGCAACACCGCGATCCCGGCGATCCGCGCGGCCGCAGCCGAGGCCGGCCGGCCGGCGCCCCGGGTGGTCTCGGGCTTCCCGGTCGCGGTGACGGACTACCCGGACCGGGCGCGTGAGTCGGCGGCCCGCATCTTTGCGGTCTACGGGCAGCTGCCGTCCTACCGCGCCGTGCTGGATGTCGAGGGAGCAGCCGGGCCCGCGGACGTGGCCATTGTCGGCTCCGAAGCGGAGGTCGAGGCCCGTCTCCGCGAGCTGGCCGCTGCCGGAGTCACCGACTTCAACGCCTCGCCGTTCCCGGTCGATGGGGACCCGGGCGCCGTTCGCCGGACGGTCGAGTTCCTCGCTGCCGCCCGGCGCGAGGGGCGCATCTGA
- a CDS encoding endonuclease MutS2, with translation MNDHTLRVLEFERVLDMLAGEASFSMGAEKARALRPATTWEGARQLAQETAEMRLLDQQGIDIPFSGARDIRPHLRAAAIGQMLEPGALLECAQVLTTARRARLVLEKVRDRVPTLAAIGDRIGDFRSFADEVENAISPRGEVTDAASDQLALVRRELRAAEARLEQRAQAALADAVRKGAAQEGLLTERNGRKVIPVRSDSRSAVPGIVHDVSSSGATLFIEPFAVVEAGNAVRELRLAEEREVRRVLQRLTDLLGIRAEEALRSVEALGDLDLIHARARLARKMGAALPPAGEVERWFGPGGSTQLRRARHPLLRGNVVPIDVTVGESPQGILITGPNTGGKTVALKTIGLLTLMAQAGMGVPCDDGSRVRFFPRIYADIGDEQSIEQSLSTFSSHLRNIISILGEADRDTLVLLDELGAGTDPAEGAAIARAVIEELLDRGTTIVATTHHGELKVFAHSDPRLENASVEFDLETLSPTYHLVVGLPGQSNALAIARRLGLDEHVVERASEQLSPGHFELEELLAEIRSQRREAEAARAAAEAARQDAERLRRELALEREAIEHERAALLAEAKREADDTLARMRRELEQLRRRAAERQFDPVAAQEALRQAEREREQLARAAVARRAATASPVITREVEPGDLVHVRDIPQLGEALTAPGEDGRLEVQFGSLRMKVSIDRIDRIEKPNPSGGRVVVPAGPQVSHELDLRGQRAEAALERFESYLDAAYRAGLPFVRIIHGKGTGALRAAIREALAKHPLVRSYESAPAAEGGDGVTIALLAG, from the coding sequence ATGAACGACCACACGCTGCGCGTTCTGGAGTTCGAACGCGTCCTCGACATGCTTGCCGGGGAGGCCTCCTTCAGCATGGGGGCCGAGAAGGCCCGGGCGCTCCGGCCAGCCACAACGTGGGAGGGCGCGCGTCAGCTCGCGCAGGAGACCGCCGAGATGCGCCTGCTCGACCAGCAGGGCATCGACATCCCGTTCTCCGGAGCCCGGGACATCAGGCCGCACCTCCGCGCGGCCGCCATCGGCCAGATGCTGGAACCGGGGGCCCTGCTCGAATGCGCACAGGTGCTCACGACCGCCCGCCGCGCCCGCCTCGTCCTGGAGAAGGTCCGCGATCGTGTTCCGACGCTTGCCGCGATCGGGGACCGCATCGGCGATTTCCGCAGCTTCGCCGACGAGGTCGAGAACGCTATCTCGCCGCGGGGCGAAGTGACCGACGCGGCAAGCGACCAGCTGGCGCTCGTCCGGCGCGAACTGCGCGCGGCGGAGGCCCGGCTTGAGCAGCGGGCCCAGGCTGCGCTCGCCGATGCGGTGCGCAAGGGTGCCGCGCAGGAGGGCCTACTCACCGAGCGAAACGGCCGGAAGGTGATCCCGGTGCGGTCCGACAGCCGGTCGGCTGTCCCCGGCATCGTCCACGACGTCTCGTCCAGCGGCGCCACGCTGTTCATTGAGCCGTTCGCCGTGGTGGAGGCGGGCAATGCCGTGCGGGAGCTCCGGCTGGCTGAGGAGCGGGAGGTCCGCAGGGTCCTGCAGCGGCTGACGGACCTGCTCGGCATTCGCGCCGAGGAAGCCCTTCGCTCGGTCGAGGCACTCGGCGACCTCGACCTGATCCATGCCAGGGCGCGCCTTGCGCGGAAGATGGGCGCCGCCCTCCCGCCGGCCGGCGAGGTCGAACGATGGTTCGGGCCGGGAGGGTCGACCCAGCTGCGCCGCGCCCGGCATCCGCTGCTGCGCGGCAACGTCGTCCCCATTGACGTGACCGTTGGGGAGTCGCCGCAGGGGATCCTCATCACCGGCCCCAACACAGGCGGCAAGACCGTCGCCCTCAAGACCATCGGCCTGCTCACGCTCATGGCACAGGCAGGTATGGGCGTGCCGTGCGACGACGGGAGCCGGGTCCGGTTCTTCCCGCGCATCTACGCAGACATCGGCGACGAACAGTCGATCGAGCAGAGCCTCTCTACCTTCTCGTCGCATCTGCGGAACATCATCAGCATCCTCGGGGAGGCCGACCGCGATACCCTCGTGCTGCTCGACGAACTCGGCGCAGGGACTGACCCGGCCGAAGGAGCGGCCATCGCCCGGGCTGTCATTGAAGAGCTGCTCGACCGCGGGACCACCATCGTCGCAACAACCCACCACGGCGAGCTGAAGGTCTTCGCGCACAGCGACCCGCGGCTTGAGAACGCCTCGGTGGAATTCGACCTCGAAACGCTCAGCCCTACGTATCACCTGGTCGTCGGTCTCCCCGGGCAGTCGAACGCGCTGGCGATCGCCCGGCGTCTCGGTCTCGACGAGCATGTGGTCGAGCGGGCTTCGGAACAGCTTTCACCGGGGCACTTTGAGCTGGAGGAGCTGCTTGCGGAGATTCGCAGCCAGCGGCGCGAAGCCGAAGCAGCCCGTGCTGCTGCAGAGGCTGCCCGCCAGGATGCCGAGCGGCTCCGCCGCGAACTCGCGCTGGAGCGGGAGGCGATTGAGCACGAGCGCGCCGCACTCCTCGCCGAAGCGAAACGCGAGGCCGACGACACCCTCGCCCGGATGCGCCGGGAGCTCGAGCAGCTGCGGAGGCGCGCAGCGGAGCGCCAGTTCGACCCGGTGGCTGCCCAGGAGGCGCTCCGGCAGGCAGAGCGCGAACGGGAGCAGCTCGCGCGCGCGGCCGTGGCGCGGCGGGCCGCAACTGCCTCACCCGTCATCACCCGGGAGGTAGAGCCCGGCGACCTCGTTCACGTGCGGGATATCCCGCAGCTCGGCGAGGCGCTGACCGCGCCCGGGGAGGATGGCCGGCTCGAAGTGCAGTTCGGCAGCCTCCGGATGAAGGTGAGCATCGACCGGATTGACCGGATCGAGAAGCCCAACCCGTCCGGCGGCCGGGTGGTTGTCCCCGCGGGTCCGCAGGTCAGCCACGAGCTCGACCTGCGCGGGCAGCGCGCTGAAGCCGCGCTGGAGCGGTTCGAGAGCTACCTCGACGCGGCATACCGCGCGGGGTTGCCGTTCGTGCGGATCATCCACGGGAAAGGGACGGGGGCACTCCGGGCTGCGATCCGCGAGGCCCTGGCGAAGCACCCGCTCGTCCGGAGTTACGAATCGGCGCCGGCCGCGGAAGGCGGCGATGGCGTCACCATCGCCCTGCTTGCGGGCTAG